A region of Bifidobacterium adolescentis ATCC 15703 DNA encodes the following proteins:
- a CDS encoding PFL family protein, translating to MLNIMEVHETNKMIEQEKLDVRTITMGISLLDCAADSVDEVCENIYNKITTYAKDLVSTGRAIERDFGIPIVNKRITVTPISLVGASSCKSSEDFVKIAHALDRAAKKVGVDLIGGYSALVSKSMTPAEEMLIRSLPQALSETDIVCSSVNVGSTKTGIDMNSVELLGHIVKDIAHATADNDSYGCVKFVAFCNAPDDNPFMAGGFHGVTEGDAVINVGVSGPGVVSRALDEAKGKDFEFLCETIKRTAFKITRVGQLVAQEASRRLGIPFGIIDLSLAPTPAVGDSVGEVLEKIGLEQVGAPGTTAALAMLNDQVKKGGIMASSYVGGLSGAFIPVSEDKNMIDAANNGCLKIEKLEAMTCVCSVGLDMIAIPGDTTAATISGIIADEAAIGMVNQKTTAVRVIPVEGKGVGEMANFGGLMGYAPIIPVNQTSCEAFVTRGGRIPAPIHSFKN from the coding sequence ATGCTGAATATCATGGAGGTCCACGAGACCAACAAGATGATCGAGCAGGAGAAGCTCGACGTGCGCACCATCACCATGGGCATCAGCCTGCTGGATTGCGCAGCCGACAGCGTCGACGAGGTCTGCGAGAACATCTACAACAAGATCACCACGTACGCCAAGGACCTCGTGTCCACCGGCCGGGCCATCGAACGCGATTTCGGCATCCCGATCGTCAACAAGCGCATCACCGTCACCCCGATTTCCCTGGTCGGCGCAAGCTCCTGCAAGAGCTCCGAGGACTTCGTCAAGATCGCGCACGCGCTCGACCGCGCGGCCAAGAAGGTCGGCGTCGACCTGATTGGCGGCTACTCCGCGCTCGTGTCCAAGTCCATGACCCCGGCCGAGGAGATGCTTATCCGCTCCCTGCCGCAGGCGCTTTCCGAAACGGACATCGTGTGCTCCTCCGTGAACGTGGGCTCCACCAAAACCGGCATCGACATGAACTCCGTCGAACTGCTCGGCCACATCGTCAAGGACATCGCGCACGCCACCGCAGACAATGATTCCTACGGTTGCGTGAAGTTCGTGGCGTTCTGCAACGCCCCGGACGACAACCCGTTCATGGCAGGCGGCTTCCACGGCGTGACCGAAGGCGACGCGGTCATCAACGTCGGCGTCTCCGGACCGGGCGTGGTCTCCCGCGCGCTCGACGAGGCCAAGGGCAAGGACTTCGAGTTCCTGTGCGAAACCATCAAGCGCACCGCGTTCAAGATCACGCGCGTCGGCCAGCTGGTGGCCCAGGAGGCCTCCCGCCGACTCGGCATTCCATTCGGCATCATCGACCTTTCCCTTGCGCCAACCCCGGCCGTAGGCGATTCCGTCGGCGAAGTGCTTGAAAAGATCGGCCTCGAACAGGTTGGCGCACCGGGCACCACCGCCGCGCTCGCCATGCTCAACGACCAGGTGAAGAAGGGCGGCATCATGGCGTCCTCCTATGTGGGCGGCCTGTCCGGCGCGTTCATTCCGGTCTCCGAAGACAAGAACATGATCGACGCGGCCAACAACGGCTGCCTGAAGATCGAAAAGCTCGAGGCTATGACCTGCGTATGCTCCGTCGGCCTTGACATGATCGCCATCCCCGGCGACACCACCGCGGCCACCATTTCCGGCATCATCGCCGACGAGGCGGCCATCGGCATGGTCAACCAGAAGACCACCGCCGTGCGTGTGATCCCGGTGGAAGGCAAGGGCGTAGGGGAGATGGCCAACTTCGGCGGCCTCATGGGCTACGCGCCGATCATTCCGGTGAACCAGACCAGCTGCGAGGCCTTCGTGACCCGTGGCGGCCGCATTCCGGCGCCGATCCACTCCTTCAAGAACTGA
- a CDS encoding ACT domain-containing protein: protein MNKAIITVVGQDTVGIIARVCTYLSAHQVNVLDISQTIIDGFFNMMMIVDYSNADEEFGTVVDDLDKLGEEIGVRIRCQREEIFTKMHRV, encoded by the coding sequence ATGAACAAGGCAATCATCACCGTCGTCGGTCAGGATACTGTCGGCATCATCGCCCGCGTCTGCACCTATCTTTCCGCGCACCAGGTCAACGTGCTCGACATCTCCCAGACCATCATCGACGGTTTCTTCAACATGATGATGATTGTGGATTATTCCAACGCGGACGAGGAATTCGGCACAGTCGTCGACGACCTCGACAAGCTCGGCGAGGAGATCGGCGTGCGCATCCGCTGCCAGCGCGAGGAGATCTTCACCAAGATGCACCGCGTCTGA
- a CDS encoding glycoside hydrolase family 32 protein: MSNTYSISVETGGYRQLDLFAERCGEGNAVVTVADGNGVAIAAHTMPIAERRHHFSIAVPQKSTVTVAASGLVVRFGYLSECDDLLDNGVRYVNMNPSDTDWPAQPTLEQIYNRFGRSGAHFEPFARWMNDPNGLCQFQGRYHLFFQLNPYGFGWDNMHWGHAVSRDLVHWTHLPVFLEPQPELHTDERIVGGAFSGSAVTVDEHDNPVAGNEANAIRLYLTRHLETRGDESSVTEYQTTCLCEDGVHVRVESPVALRANDDFGYDFRDPKVECGMGGEALDPDRAYMVTATNLPVSEFGADAADSAVPGISTQNTGGWFTYSPQGKPGVDQPNNATVPAMTLFSAKKPLKRNVTWRYEGPVLADFGHQIARTYECPDLFQVDGVTVAVGALMHYRDKQGRFQQVRWYAGDLVNTDNGPKLDVKASDWCDFGTGYYATQSFADDNGRRIVFGWFTDFPEMRVEQPCLANGMMSLPRELHVRDGRLYSKPVSEVYRELLGERLAVHGDGGDMVVTAPGNAYYANVHLADDADAIMVLAKGVNPQDGRPTELLLQRTDGVTRLVAKGTAVEDVDFDSGITDVRQVEVFFDRNVVEVFLNGGQTAGSMLFQGADGDGELRIASSGKIDAVDARALNGIWR; this comes from the coding sequence ATGTCGAATACCTATTCCATCTCCGTCGAAACCGGCGGCTACCGGCAGCTCGATCTGTTCGCCGAACGCTGTGGCGAGGGGAACGCCGTCGTCACCGTTGCGGACGGCAACGGCGTCGCAATCGCGGCGCACACCATGCCCATCGCCGAACGCAGGCATCATTTCTCCATTGCGGTGCCGCAGAAATCCACCGTCACCGTGGCGGCAAGCGGCCTGGTTGTACGCTTCGGCTACCTTTCCGAATGCGATGACCTGCTTGACAACGGCGTTCGCTACGTGAACATGAATCCAAGCGACACCGATTGGCCTGCACAGCCCACGCTGGAACAGATCTACAACCGTTTCGGGCGTTCGGGCGCGCATTTCGAACCGTTCGCACGTTGGATGAACGATCCGAACGGCCTGTGCCAGTTCCAAGGGCGCTACCACCTGTTCTTCCAGCTCAACCCGTATGGTTTCGGCTGGGACAATATGCATTGGGGGCACGCGGTAAGCCGTGATCTGGTGCATTGGACTCATCTGCCAGTCTTCCTGGAACCGCAGCCCGAACTGCACACCGACGAGCGTATCGTCGGCGGCGCGTTCTCCGGTTCGGCCGTGACCGTGGACGAGCATGACAATCCGGTCGCCGGCAACGAGGCAAACGCCATCCGCCTGTACCTGACCCGTCATCTGGAAACCCGCGGCGACGAATCCTCCGTCACCGAATACCAGACCACCTGCCTGTGCGAGGACGGCGTGCATGTTCGCGTGGAATCGCCGGTGGCGCTGCGTGCGAATGACGATTTTGGCTATGACTTCCGTGATCCGAAGGTTGAATGCGGCATGGGCGGCGAGGCGCTCGACCCGGATCGTGCCTATATGGTAACCGCCACCAATCTGCCGGTATCGGAATTTGGCGCAGACGCCGCCGATAGTGCGGTTCCCGGCATCAGCACCCAGAATACCGGTGGCTGGTTCACTTATTCTCCTCAGGGCAAGCCGGGGGTCGACCAGCCGAACAACGCCACCGTTCCCGCCATGACGTTGTTCTCCGCGAAGAAGCCGCTCAAGCGTAACGTGACATGGCGCTACGAAGGGCCGGTGCTCGCCGATTTCGGCCATCAGATCGCACGCACCTACGAATGCCCTGACCTGTTCCAGGTCGACGGCGTGACCGTTGCCGTCGGCGCGCTGATGCACTACCGCGACAAGCAGGGGCGTTTCCAGCAGGTGCGTTGGTATGCCGGCGACTTGGTGAACACCGATAATGGTCCGAAACTGGATGTCAAGGCCAGCGACTGGTGCGATTTCGGCACCGGATATTACGCCACGCAAAGCTTCGCCGACGATAACGGCCGTCGCATCGTATTCGGCTGGTTCACCGATTTTCCGGAGATGCGTGTCGAACAGCCGTGCCTGGCCAACGGCATGATGTCGCTGCCGCGCGAATTGCATGTGCGTGACGGCAGGCTGTACAGCAAGCCGGTGAGCGAAGTGTACCGCGAGCTGCTCGGCGAGCGTCTTGCCGTGCACGGCGATGGCGGGGATATGGTCGTTACGGCTCCCGGCAACGCATACTATGCGAACGTGCATCTGGCGGATGATGCCGATGCCATCATGGTGCTGGCGAAGGGCGTCAACCCGCAGGACGGCAGGCCGACCGAACTGCTGCTGCAGCGCACTGATGGCGTGACCCGCCTGGTGGCCAAGGGCACTGCGGTGGAGGATGTCGACTTCGACAGCGGCATCACCGATGTTCGCCAGGTGGAGGTGTTCTTCGACCGCAATGTTGTCGAAGTGTTCCTCAATGGCGGTCAGACGGCAGGAAGCATGCTGTTCCAAGGCGCTGATGGCGACGGTGAGCTTCGCATCGCGTCGTCCGGCAAGATCGATGCGGTTGATGCGCGTGCATTGAACGGTATTTGGCGCTAA
- a CDS encoding LacI family DNA-binding transcriptional regulator: MESASQSRQADKAKPLVSIKDIAKEAGVSSCTVSLVMNNKDRNRVSKAVAQRVRGTAQSMGYKPNSVARTLRTSRSYVLGFITDEIATSPHAGRVLVGAQEAARKLGYILLTVNTGNDRELENQEIAALRQYRVDGFLYAMMYHRVVEIPAELEGSPTVVVDSEDENRKIPSIYPDDEMAGYDATNRLIQAGCKRIVYYGSSITIIAQGERFAGYRRALADAGIPFDEQLVVNVEEATNAASEAGRVFDEIKPDGIFCFNDVRATFIYEAARERSVGIGTDVSVISIDNQPLITDVLKPALTTLELPHYEMGFEAVHQLVAMIDDEAATESLARSEDSIRRLENGPMTPLRCRIIERDSIVS, encoded by the coding sequence ATGGAATCCGCTTCACAAAGCCGCCAAGCAGACAAGGCAAAACCATTGGTATCGATCAAAGACATCGCAAAAGAGGCCGGCGTCTCCAGTTGCACCGTGTCATTGGTCATGAACAACAAGGACCGCAATCGCGTCAGCAAGGCGGTGGCGCAACGAGTGCGCGGAACGGCCCAATCAATGGGATACAAGCCGAACTCCGTGGCGCGTACATTGCGCACCAGCAGGTCGTATGTCCTCGGCTTTATCACCGATGAGATCGCCACCTCGCCACATGCCGGGCGCGTACTGGTGGGAGCGCAGGAGGCAGCGCGCAAACTCGGCTATATTCTGCTCACCGTCAACACGGGAAACGATCGGGAACTGGAGAACCAGGAGATCGCGGCCCTGCGGCAGTACCGCGTGGACGGTTTCCTGTATGCCATGATGTACCACCGTGTTGTGGAGATCCCCGCCGAACTCGAAGGCAGCCCCACGGTCGTCGTCGACAGCGAAGACGAGAATCGCAAGATTCCCTCGATCTACCCCGACGACGAAATGGCAGGGTACGATGCCACCAATCGGCTGATTCAGGCCGGCTGCAAACGCATCGTTTACTACGGTTCCTCAATCACCATTATCGCCCAGGGGGAGCGGTTCGCCGGGTATCGCCGAGCGCTCGCGGACGCGGGCATCCCCTTCGACGAGCAGTTGGTCGTCAACGTGGAAGAGGCCACAAACGCCGCTTCGGAAGCCGGTCGCGTGTTCGACGAGATCAAGCCGGACGGCATCTTCTGCTTCAACGATGTGCGCGCGACCTTCATCTACGAGGCGGCCAGAGAGCGGTCGGTCGGCATCGGCACAGACGTTTCCGTGATCAGCATCGACAACCAGCCGCTCATTACGGACGTGCTCAAGCCCGCGTTGACCACCTTGGAGCTTCCTCACTACGAAATGGGCTTCGAAGCGGTGCATCAGCTGGTCGCCATGATCGACGATGAAGCCGCCACGGAAAGCCTTGCACGCAGTGAGGATTCGATCAGGCGTTTGGAGAACGGCCCGATGACACCGTTGCGATGCCGCATCATCGAACGCGATTCGATCGTTTCCTGA
- a CDS encoding YesL family protein: MLARFSVAYERFCRLLLTIFVVNIAMLVHTLLGAVVLGFFPSCAAAQTTFRTWLRAEDRSMRAKEVWGIFHGAWKNELKQANLFGWPLAVCWVVLAIDYYMMNWHARGTFDVAVSGVLFVLALVLLAFTMLVWVVRANYDERPLWIVRTTLTMIVARPLCTLLQIGLALLAILAWAQWPGLLMVFGMSLPMFCTAWIVYSFGRIPGMDIHDREQPGIRYAKS; this comes from the coding sequence ATGCTCGCTCGTTTTTCCGTGGCCTATGAACGGTTCTGCCGTCTGCTGCTCACGATCTTCGTGGTGAACATCGCCATGCTCGTGCACACACTGCTGGGTGCCGTGGTGCTGGGATTCTTCCCATCCTGCGCCGCCGCGCAAACCACGTTCCGCACGTGGCTGCGTGCTGAGGATCGGTCGATGCGTGCCAAGGAAGTATGGGGCATCTTCCACGGCGCATGGAAAAACGAGCTCAAGCAGGCGAATCTCTTCGGCTGGCCGTTGGCCGTATGCTGGGTGGTGCTCGCCATCGACTACTACATGATGAACTGGCATGCACGCGGAACGTTCGACGTGGCGGTTTCCGGCGTACTGTTCGTGCTGGCACTGGTATTGCTGGCCTTCACCATGCTGGTCTGGGTGGTGCGCGCGAACTATGACGAACGTCCGCTGTGGATCGTCCGCACAACACTGACCATGATCGTGGCCCGTCCGCTGTGCACCCTGCTGCAGATCGGACTCGCACTGCTGGCGATCCTTGCCTGGGCGCAATGGCCGGGTCTGCTCATGGTGTTCGGCATGTCGCTGCCGATGTTCTGCACTGCGTGGATCGTGTACTCGTTCGGCCGGATTCCGGGAATGGACATCCATGACCGGGAGCAGCCGGGCATCCGATACGCGAAAAGCTGA
- a CDS encoding carbohydrate ABC transporter permease, producing the protein MSATTTGAVAQSKNDIPWNKHVRQKKTPGDLAVDFVIVLLLVFTVVAVLYPLWFVVIASFSNPNAVAGGEVSLLPKGVTFAGYAKVFTNHRIWQGYLNTIIYSVVGTAVNMAVTIPCAFALSRREFKPRRVIMFLFTVTMFISGGLIPNYLLYKALGINNTMWVFILPGAVSVYNVIVARSFFETSIPEELHDAAQIDGLSYFGYFFKIVLPLSSAILAVIGLYYFVGHWNDFMTGLIYITDDTKQPLQVVLQQLLLVAQGTGTNVNAAAQQQAADQIKFGIIIVSTLPLLVLYPFLQKYFNKGVMLGAVKG; encoded by the coding sequence ATGTCTGCAACAACAACCGGGGCCGTTGCCCAAAGCAAGAACGATATTCCCTGGAACAAGCATGTACGTCAGAAGAAAACGCCAGGTGATCTGGCCGTCGACTTTGTCATCGTGCTGCTTCTGGTGTTCACCGTGGTCGCAGTGCTCTACCCCCTGTGGTTCGTGGTCATCGCATCGTTCTCCAATCCGAACGCTGTGGCCGGCGGCGAAGTGTCACTGCTGCCTAAGGGCGTGACCTTCGCCGGCTATGCGAAGGTGTTCACCAACCATCGCATCTGGCAGGGCTATCTCAACACGATCATCTACTCGGTGGTCGGCACCGCGGTCAACATGGCCGTGACCATCCCCTGCGCCTTCGCGCTGTCCCGCCGCGAATTCAAGCCGCGCCGCGTCATCATGTTCCTGTTCACCGTCACCATGTTCATCAGCGGCGGCCTGATTCCGAACTATTTGCTGTACAAAGCCCTCGGCATCAACAACACCATGTGGGTGTTCATCCTGCCCGGCGCTGTCTCCGTATACAACGTGATCGTGGCGCGCTCCTTCTTCGAAACCTCCATTCCGGAGGAACTGCATGATGCTGCGCAGATCGACGGCCTGAGCTACTTCGGCTACTTCTTCAAGATCGTGCTGCCGTTAAGCTCCGCCATCCTCGCCGTCATCGGCCTGTACTACTTCGTCGGCCACTGGAACGACTTCATGACAGGCTTGATCTACATCACCGACGACACAAAGCAGCCGTTGCAGGTGGTCTTGCAGCAGTTGCTGCTGGTGGCACAAGGCACCGGTACGAACGTCAACGCCGCGGCCCAACAGCAGGCGGCCGACCAGATCAAGTTCGGCATCATCATCGTCTCCACCCTGCCTCTGCTGGTGCTGTACCCGTTCCTGCAGAAGTACTTCAACAAGGGCGTCATGCTCGGCGCCGTCAAGGGCTGA
- a CDS encoding ABC transporter permease, producing MSAQTSQGVAARTVAMEAAPDRKKPGLLDRIADHFRRYWQLWILTAPALFFVGLFAYVPMWGIQLAFREFDPTKGLTGGKFVGFKYFNEFFHNPLFGEIMTNTVRISLWTLVMGFIFPIILALLINQIGSKKIKGFVQTVTYMPHFISVVVIVSMLNIFLSPGSGILGRFFGDESLMGSTSAITAVYWISEVWQHVGWNSIIYLAALAGVDTSLYEAAKIDGAGRLQLIRYVDLPAIMPTCAILLIMNMGSVLNVGFDKIYLMQNSLNMPATEVIATYTYKIGIINGQYSYSTAIGLFNTLVNFVFLITANAIAKRVSDTSIF from the coding sequence ATGAGTGCACAAACATCGCAAGGCGTTGCTGCACGGACCGTGGCGATGGAAGCGGCTCCCGACCGCAAGAAACCAGGTCTGCTCGATCGCATCGCCGACCACTTCCGCCGCTACTGGCAGCTGTGGATCCTCACCGCTCCCGCCCTGTTCTTCGTCGGCCTGTTCGCCTACGTGCCGATGTGGGGCATCCAGCTTGCCTTCCGTGAATTCGACCCGACCAAGGGTCTGACCGGCGGCAAGTTCGTAGGATTCAAATATTTCAACGAGTTCTTCCATAACCCGCTCTTCGGCGAGATCATGACCAACACCGTCCGCATCTCCCTGTGGACGCTGGTCATGGGCTTCATCTTCCCAATCATCCTGGCCCTGCTGATCAACCAGATCGGCTCCAAGAAAATCAAGGGCTTCGTACAGACCGTCACCTACATGCCCCACTTCATCTCCGTGGTGGTCATCGTCTCGATGCTCAACATCTTCCTGTCCCCGGGCTCCGGCATCCTGGGCCGCTTCTTCGGCGACGAATCGCTGATGGGCTCCACCAGCGCCATCACCGCCGTCTACTGGATCTCCGAAGTCTGGCAGCACGTCGGCTGGAACTCCATCATCTACCTGGCCGCGCTCGCCGGCGTGGACACCTCGCTGTACGAGGCCGCGAAGATCGATGGCGCCGGCCGTCTGCAACTGATCCGTTACGTCGACCTGCCGGCGATCATGCCGACCTGCGCAATCTTGCTCATCATGAACATGGGTTCCGTGCTCAACGTGGGTTTCGACAAGATCTACCTGATGCAGAATTCGCTGAATATGCCGGCCACCGAGGTCATCGCGACCTACACCTACAAGATCGGTATTATTAACGGCCAGTATTCGTATTCGACCGCCATCGGCCTGTTCAATACCTTGGTCAACTTCGTCTTCCTGATCACCGCGAACGCGATCGCCAAGCGCGTTTCCGATACGAGCATTTTCTAG
- a CDS encoding extracellular solute-binding protein, with amino-acid sequence MARRSVRLLASIAAVATMVTTFAACGNKQATTDENGKPIVNILVRRNVTDHPMQDTQYTKDLEAACDCTIKWQEVADNAWGQQKSAKMAAGEFPDIGLSLFSMVDAAKYSTYFEDLKPHLDKMPNVKKFLKAQPGAAKYVTDGTKIAMLPSDRGKGYEVSGTHMFINKTWLDKLGLQMPTTWDELENVLDAFKTQDPNGNGKADEVPMNIRSLGFGLWSPLALMNSEGVVTSFMGGGASEQGYYVDNGKVKSYYTSDALKDVVSYLHGLMAKGLIPKDVLTRDASQYTSQTVSDGKTALTGVSFGWSNYSEYGNALGDQYVTLPPLKKDASTPDSQVKWDYSQDACRWAYSGSGLTVNPNAANQDAIYKVIDAMYGEKLSVAGFFGSIPDIVSDDGDHQYTIDKAKAYAEYPDTRAVALQDRFGGWIRDDVKMVNDTNADQVTASDLAIREARNRVDGVKDVVPIYVRPNTEDSNTLQNNNTAISNYANNQIAKWVQKGGIDKEWDAYVKKVSEPTLGLDANIKIWQKWYDKYTK; translated from the coding sequence ATGGCACGAAGAAGTGTTCGCCTGTTGGCATCAATAGCTGCAGTCGCGACTATGGTCACGACGTTTGCCGCCTGCGGCAACAAGCAGGCCACCACAGACGAGAACGGCAAGCCAATCGTCAATATTCTGGTTCGTCGCAACGTGACCGACCATCCGATGCAGGACACCCAGTACACCAAGGATCTGGAAGCCGCCTGCGACTGCACCATCAAGTGGCAGGAAGTCGCCGACAACGCTTGGGGTCAGCAGAAGAGCGCCAAGATGGCCGCCGGTGAATTCCCGGACATTGGCTTGAGCTTGTTCAGCATGGTGGATGCGGCCAAGTACAGCACCTACTTCGAGGATCTCAAGCCGCATCTGGATAAGATGCCGAACGTCAAGAAGTTCCTCAAGGCCCAGCCGGGCGCTGCGAAGTACGTTACCGATGGCACCAAGATCGCCATGCTGCCCTCCGACCGCGGCAAGGGTTACGAGGTTTCCGGCACTCACATGTTTATCAACAAGACCTGGCTGGACAAGCTGGGACTCCAGATGCCGACCACTTGGGACGAGCTCGAGAACGTGCTCGATGCATTCAAGACCCAGGATCCGAACGGCAACGGCAAGGCCGATGAGGTGCCGATGAATATCCGCAGCCTCGGCTTCGGCCTGTGGAGCCCTCTGGCGCTGATGAACTCCGAAGGCGTGGTCACCTCCTTCATGGGCGGCGGCGCTTCCGAACAGGGCTATTATGTGGACAACGGCAAGGTTAAGAGCTATTACACCTCCGACGCGCTCAAGGACGTCGTCTCCTACCTGCACGGACTCATGGCCAAGGGCCTTATCCCGAAGGATGTGCTCACCCGCGACGCCTCGCAATACACTTCGCAGACCGTCAGTGACGGCAAGACCGCGCTGACCGGCGTCTCCTTCGGTTGGTCCAACTACTCCGAATACGGCAACGCGCTTGGCGACCAGTACGTCACCCTGCCGCCGCTGAAGAAAGACGCCTCCACGCCCGACTCCCAGGTCAAGTGGGATTATTCCCAGGACGCCTGCCGCTGGGCCTACTCCGGTTCCGGCCTGACCGTCAACCCGAACGCAGCCAACCAGGACGCCATCTACAAGGTGATCGACGCCATGTACGGCGAGAAGCTTTCCGTGGCTGGATTCTTCGGCTCTATTCCGGATATCGTCTCCGATGACGGCGACCACCAGTACACCATCGACAAGGCTAAAGCCTACGCCGAATATCCTGATACCCGCGCCGTCGCCCTGCAGGACCGCTTCGGTGGCTGGATTCGCGACGACGTGAAGATGGTCAACGACACCAACGCCGACCAGGTCACTGCGTCCGATTTGGCCATTCGTGAGGCGCGCAACCGCGTCGACGGCGTCAAGGATGTCGTACCGATTTACGTGCGCCCGAATACCGAGGACTCCAACACCCTGCAAAACAACAACACCGCCATCTCCAACTACGCGAACAACCAGATCGCGAAGTGGGTCCAGAAGGGCGGCATCGACAAGGAATGGGATGCCTACGTGAAGAAGGTGTCCGAACCGACCCTCGGCCTCGACGCCAACATCAAGATTTGGCAGAAGTGGTACGACAAGTACACCAAGTAG
- the galK gene encoding galactokinase codes for MTAVEFIEPLSHDEGVKNATDLFRATYGEEPAGVWAAPGRVNLIGEHTDYNAGLCLPIALPHRTFIALKPREDTKVRVVSDVDSGNVTEADLDGLQAGGVEGWAAYPVGVAWALREAGFDAVQGFDAAFSSCVPLGSGLSSSAAMTCSTALALDDVYGLGYGASDAGRVTLINAAIKSENDMAGASTGGLDQNASMRCTFGHALRLDCRPELSPLENVSQQEFDLDKYGLELLVLDTQAPHQLNDGQYAQRRATCEKAAEILGVANLRVVADSIAKSDDPFQALKETLDKLEDDTMKKRVRHVITEIARVNSFVRAFANGKIDEAGRLFNASHDSLAADYEVTVPELDIAVDVARVNGAYGARMTGGGFGGSIIALVDKGQGHEIAQKIADRFEKEGFNAPRALPAFAAASASREA; via the coding sequence ATGACTGCTGTTGAATTCATTGAGCCGCTCTCGCATGACGAGGGTGTGAAGAACGCGACCGACCTGTTCCGAGCCACCTACGGTGAGGAACCGGCTGGCGTATGGGCCGCACCGGGCCGTGTGAACCTGATTGGCGAACACACCGACTACAACGCGGGCCTGTGCCTGCCGATCGCACTGCCGCACCGCACGTTCATCGCGCTCAAGCCGCGTGAAGACACCAAGGTGCGCGTGGTTTCCGACGTTGATTCCGGAAACGTTACCGAAGCCGACCTCGATGGTCTGCAGGCCGGTGGTGTGGAAGGCTGGGCCGCCTACCCGGTAGGCGTTGCCTGGGCATTGCGCGAAGCCGGCTTCGATGCGGTGCAGGGCTTCGACGCGGCATTCTCCTCCTGCGTGCCGCTCGGATCCGGTCTGAGCTCCTCCGCAGCCATGACCTGCTCCACCGCCTTGGCGCTGGATGATGTGTACGGTTTGGGTTATGGCGCATCCGATGCCGGTCGTGTGACGCTGATCAACGCCGCCATCAAGTCGGAAAACGACATGGCGGGCGCGTCCACCGGTGGTCTCGACCAGAACGCATCCATGCGTTGCACTTTCGGCCATGCGTTGCGTCTTGACTGCCGTCCAGAGCTGAGCCCGCTGGAGAACGTCTCCCAGCAGGAATTCGATCTCGACAAGTACGGTCTGGAACTGCTGGTGCTTGACACTCAGGCTCCGCATCAGCTCAACGACGGCCAGTATGCCCAGCGTCGTGCCACTTGCGAGAAGGCTGCCGAAATCCTCGGCGTGGCCAACCTGCGTGTGGTCGCCGACAGCATCGCCAAGTCCGACGATCCGTTCCAGGCGCTCAAGGAAACGCTCGACAAGCTGGAAGACGACACGATGAAGAAGCGCGTGCGCCACGTCATCACCGAAATCGCCCGTGTCAACTCCTTCGTGCGTGCCTTCGCCAACGGCAAGATCGACGAGGCAGGCCGACTGTTCAACGCGTCTCATGATTCGCTCGCTGCGGATTATGAAGTGACTGTGCCCGAGCTGGATATTGCCGTGGATGTGGCTCGTGTCAACGGCGCGTACGGCGCACGTATGACCGGCGGCGGCTTTGGCGGCTCCATCATCGCGTTGGTGGACAAGGGTCAGGGTCACGAGATCGCACAGAAGATTGCTGACCGCTTCGAAAAGGAAGGCTTCAACGCGCCTCGCGCCTTGCCGGCGTTCGCTGCGGCTTCCGCGAGCCGCGAGGCCTGA